One Actinospica robiniae DSM 44927 genomic region harbors:
- a CDS encoding IS4 family transposase, translating to MPFELVDAVLAETGRTERRVRRLPSRVALYLVLAMALFEKAPISGVFSVLSAGLRAPAVSEKALRDARRRIGPEPVKALFDVLAGPIAQPHTPGTRYRRWRTVAFDGCSSTKIPDTPDNRAVYGRAPVRHGHAGYPMLMLMTLAETGTRALAAAVFGPSGTGEIAYAEKLLAHLDASMLLLADRGFDAAGFLAKAAGTGAHLLVRATANRRPPVLAHLPDGSYLTLIGTLRMRVIEAEITVTATDGSTHTGTYRLITTLLEHRSDPAPTLLALYHERWETETAFLAIRHTLLDGRVLRSRDPAGLAQEMWGILTVYQALRTLMCEAAETIPGTDPDRMSFTLALHTARTHTILADLGNPTDRPGPIGHAVLAHPNPARRPRHSTRKLKSPGQRYTYKDPTRPTHSTTITGITLTIHPPTITPPPAPPPGQPGQPGRAPEKNHVLNLLRQTPYQPRRIPEIAAALGISGRKHTNNLGVRINRWAHQGLLTKTAPGTYTIKKQPLTDHQNP from the coding sequence ATCCCGTTCGAGCTGGTCGACGCGGTACTCGCCGAGACCGGCCGCACCGAGCGGCGAGTGCGCCGGCTGCCCTCACGCGTCGCGCTCTACCTCGTGCTGGCGATGGCGCTGTTCGAGAAGGCCCCGATATCCGGGGTGTTCTCCGTGCTGAGCGCGGGACTGAGGGCACCGGCGGTCTCGGAGAAGGCGTTGCGCGACGCACGCCGGCGGATCGGGCCGGAACCGGTCAAAGCGCTCTTCGACGTGCTCGCCGGCCCGATCGCGCAACCACACACCCCCGGAACGCGCTACCGCAGGTGGCGCACGGTCGCGTTCGACGGCTGCTCCTCCACCAAGATCCCCGACACCCCGGACAACCGGGCCGTCTACGGCCGCGCACCGGTACGCCACGGACACGCCGGCTACCCGATGCTGATGCTCATGACCCTGGCCGAGACCGGCACCCGCGCACTGGCCGCAGCGGTGTTCGGACCGAGTGGCACCGGGGAGATCGCCTACGCCGAGAAACTCCTTGCCCACCTCGACGCGAGCATGCTGCTACTGGCCGACCGCGGCTTCGACGCCGCCGGTTTCCTGGCCAAAGCCGCCGGCACCGGGGCACACCTGCTCGTGCGCGCCACCGCCAACCGCCGCCCGCCCGTGCTCGCACACCTACCCGACGGCTCCTACCTCACCCTGATCGGCACACTCAGGATGCGGGTGATCGAAGCCGAGATCACCGTCACCGCCACCGACGGCTCCACCCACACCGGCACCTACCGGCTGATCACCACCCTGCTCGAACACCGGTCCGACCCCGCACCCACACTCCTCGCCCTCTACCACGAACGCTGGGAGACCGAGACCGCGTTCCTCGCCATCCGCCACACCCTGCTCGACGGACGCGTCCTACGCTCACGCGACCCCGCGGGCCTGGCCCAGGAGATGTGGGGCATCCTCACCGTCTACCAGGCCCTACGCACCCTCATGTGCGAAGCAGCCGAAACAATCCCCGGCACCGACCCCGACCGGATGTCCTTCACCCTCGCCCTGCACACCGCCCGCACCCACACCATCCTCGCCGACCTCGGCAACCCCACCGACCGGCCCGGGCCCATCGGCCACGCCGTCCTGGCCCACCCCAACCCCGCCCGCCGCCCCCGCCACAGCACCCGCAAACTCAAATCCCCCGGCCAGCGCTACACCTACAAAGACCCCACCAGACCCACCCACAGCACCACGATCACCGGCATCACCCTCACGATCCACCCGCCCACCATCACCCCGCCACCCGCCCCACCCCCCGGCCAACCCGGCCAACCCGGCCGAGCACCCGAGAAAAACCACGTCCTGAACCTCCTCCGACAGACCCCCTACCAGCCCCGACGCATCCCCGAGATCGCCGCCGCCCTCGGTATCAGCGGCCGAAAACACACCAACAACCTGGGCGTCAGAATCAACCGCTGGGCCCACCAAGGACTCCTGACCAAAACAGCCCCCGGCACCTACACGATCAAGAAACAGCCCTTGACAGACCACCAGAACCCTTAA
- a CDS encoding SDR family NAD(P)-dependent oxidoreductase, with protein MRSINDLLGELKAAAPARAERLTEHQIERLRELTRELLELKPQAPAEYRRFDGVRRRGIDLPVQELTARLEGRVVLVTGGTGCIGRVLLRELRAYRPARIVSITRGRTALPDLEASPDLAGVEFVHGDVRCRAGLDELFEEVRPDVVFHVAAQRDPGLAETQVRRTVATNIFGTLNVVRAAARVGTESVVCASTGKALRPYSPDVYAASKRVGEWMLARTAAACDLRLSASRFTHVVDNSIVAHRLRAWCAADEPIRLHSAEIGFYIQSALESAQLLLCGLVDSQPGQLRINALRDLDWPASLLEVALGAIAQTGSDAPIYIAGYDDGYEEQPFPGLYDPMTAGDVSPLVNVFEAPGTKAASAEQADTFIPAVLADDHEALRALAALEAACAASTGPGGDPEVCEQEVRARLDEVSWALLEATVAEIPEPARARVVRLAERSVAALPEQHPHHRFLQTLRP; from the coding sequence GTGAGAAGTATCAATGATCTATTGGGCGAGCTGAAGGCCGCCGCCCCCGCCCGTGCCGAGCGGCTGACCGAGCATCAGATCGAGCGCCTGCGCGAGCTCACCCGCGAGCTGCTCGAGCTCAAGCCGCAGGCTCCCGCCGAGTATCGGCGCTTCGACGGTGTGCGCCGGCGCGGCATCGACCTGCCGGTCCAGGAGCTCACGGCGCGGCTCGAGGGCCGGGTAGTTCTGGTCACCGGCGGCACCGGCTGCATAGGCCGGGTGCTGCTGCGAGAGCTGCGCGCCTACCGCCCGGCCCGGATCGTCTCGATCACCCGCGGCCGCACGGCGCTGCCGGATCTCGAGGCCTCGCCCGACCTGGCCGGGGTCGAGTTCGTGCACGGAGACGTGCGCTGCCGGGCCGGTCTGGACGAGCTGTTCGAGGAGGTGCGCCCGGACGTCGTCTTCCACGTGGCGGCGCAGCGCGACCCGGGGCTGGCCGAGACGCAGGTGCGCCGGACGGTGGCGACCAACATCTTCGGCACCCTCAACGTGGTGCGCGCGGCGGCGCGGGTGGGCACGGAGAGCGTCGTGTGCGCCTCCACCGGCAAGGCGCTGCGGCCCTACTCGCCGGACGTGTACGCGGCCTCGAAGCGGGTGGGCGAGTGGATGCTGGCCCGCACCGCGGCGGCCTGCGACCTGCGCCTTTCGGCCTCCCGGTTCACGCACGTGGTGGACAATTCGATCGTGGCGCACCGGCTGCGCGCCTGGTGCGCCGCGGACGAGCCGATCCGCCTGCACAGCGCGGAGATCGGCTTCTACATCCAGTCCGCCCTGGAGTCGGCGCAGCTGCTGCTGTGCGGCCTGGTGGACTCCCAGCCGGGCCAGCTGCGTATCAATGCCCTGCGCGACCTGGACTGGCCGGCCAGCCTGCTCGAGGTAGCCCTCGGCGCGATCGCGCAGACCGGCTCGGACGCCCCGATCTACATCGCCGGCTACGACGACGGGTACGAGGAGCAGCCGTTCCCCGGCCTGTACGACCCGATGACGGCCGGGGACGTGAGCCCTCTCGTGAACGTGTTCGAGGCGCCCGGCACCAAGGCGGCCTCGGCCGAGCAGGCGGACACCTTCATCCCGGCCGTGCTCGCCGACGACCACGAGGCGCTGCGCGCGCTCGCCGCGCTGGAGGCGGCCTGCGCGGCCAGCACCGGCCCGGGCGGCGATCCGGAGGTGTGCGAGCAGGAGGTGCGGGCGCGCCTGGACGAGGTCTCCTGGGCGCTGCTCGAGGCCACCGTCGCCGAGATCCCCGAGCCGGCCCGGGCCCGCGTGGTGCGGCTGGCCGAGCGCTCGGTGGCCGCCTTGCCCGAGCAGCACCCGCACCACCGTTTCCTGCAGACGCTGCGGCCCTGA
- a CDS encoding glycosyltransferase family 2 protein, with protein MTRRAADPATTRQDEGGLLPVPPDDTEKYSYVKRGTRAMAVFSICSFFLVAYTQVLLTRLSPWLWSYVPFLAFTILYILVSQVSTILTKDFDLAAHQRLVDSWHPETYPAVDVMLPVCGEPDAVLRNTWEYVAALRANYPGTLTVYVLDDSSSPRLQRMAGKFGFVYAGRANRGWYKKAGNLLYGYRISHAPYMMVLDADFCPRPDFLHEVLPHLEADPTLGIVQTPQFFRVLDQQSWLERGAGASQELFYRSVQTSQSTWDGAVCVGSCAVYRRAAVEDNEGMTLIEHSEDLHTGFDLYLRGWHLRYLPLVLSAGVCPDNIPAYVNQQYRWCSGTMSMLGSSKFWRSKLPLRTRVCYLSGFFYYLHTALSVFFFPLVPIAMQLFWPQDISFKTTLVWVVPGLLYTGVLFPFWHRAPYRLEANACRMIFNWAHVFTIYDVLRKKQQGWQPSGSSAKKQGRNRRFWIGMIGWTSVSAAFWVGLSLWRMRDGYPMNFALFLGAGLFYAATAARVFVQPRKAGS; from the coding sequence ATGACACGGCGCGCGGCCGATCCGGCGACGACCAGACAAGACGAAGGCGGACTGCTCCCAGTCCCCCCGGACGACACAGAGAAGTACTCCTACGTCAAGCGCGGAACCCGCGCTATGGCCGTCTTCTCGATCTGCAGCTTCTTCCTGGTTGCATATACCCAGGTTCTGCTCACGCGACTGTCCCCGTGGTTGTGGTCGTATGTCCCTTTTCTCGCGTTCACCATCCTCTACATTCTGGTGTCGCAGGTATCCACGATCCTGACCAAGGACTTCGACCTCGCCGCGCACCAGCGGCTGGTGGACTCCTGGCACCCGGAGACCTATCCCGCCGTCGACGTCATGCTCCCGGTGTGCGGGGAGCCCGACGCGGTGCTGCGCAACACCTGGGAGTACGTCGCCGCGCTGCGTGCGAACTACCCGGGGACGCTGACCGTCTACGTGCTCGACGATTCCTCGAGCCCGCGACTGCAGCGGATGGCGGGCAAGTTCGGCTTCGTCTACGCCGGCCGGGCCAACCGCGGCTGGTACAAGAAGGCCGGCAACCTCCTCTACGGCTACCGAATATCGCACGCGCCGTACATGATGGTCCTGGACGCCGACTTCTGCCCCCGGCCGGACTTCCTGCACGAGGTCCTGCCGCATCTGGAGGCGGACCCCACACTCGGCATCGTGCAGACACCGCAGTTCTTCCGCGTGCTCGACCAGCAGAGCTGGCTCGAGCGCGGCGCCGGAGCCTCGCAGGAACTCTTCTACCGCAGCGTGCAGACCTCGCAGTCCACCTGGGACGGGGCGGTGTGTGTGGGCAGCTGCGCGGTCTACCGCCGCGCGGCGGTCGAGGACAACGAGGGCATGACCCTCATCGAGCACTCCGAGGACCTGCACACCGGGTTCGACCTCTACCTCCGCGGCTGGCACCTGCGCTACCTGCCGCTGGTGCTGTCCGCGGGCGTCTGCCCGGACAACATCCCAGCGTACGTCAACCAGCAGTACCGCTGGTGCTCGGGCACCATGAGCATGCTCGGCAGCAGCAAGTTCTGGCGTTCGAAGCTGCCGCTGCGCACGCGGGTCTGCTACCTCTCGGGCTTTTTCTACTACCTGCACACGGCGCTGTCCGTCTTCTTCTTCCCGCTGGTGCCGATCGCGATGCAGCTGTTCTGGCCGCAGGACATCTCCTTCAAGACGACGCTGGTGTGGGTGGTTCCCGGGCTGCTCTACACGGGCGTGCTCTTCCCGTTCTGGCATCGCGCCCCCTACCGGCTCGAGGCCAACGCCTGCCGCATGATCTTCAACTGGGCGCACGTGTTCACCATCTACGACGTTCTGCGCAAGAAGCAGCAGGGCTGGCAGCCCAGCGGCTCGTCCGCCAAGAAGCAGGGACGCAACCGGCGGTTCTGGATCGGCATGATCGGCTGGACCAGCGTGAGCGCGGCTTTCTGGGTGGGTCTGAGCCTGTGGCGGATGCGGGACGGCTACCCGATGAACTTCGCGCTGTTCCTGGGCGCGGGCCTTTTCTACGCCGCCACCGCCGCGCGCGTCTTCGTCCAACCGCGGAAGGCGGGTTCCTGA
- a CDS encoding glycoside hydrolase family 26 protein: MRGAGRLGRRARTRALLGALLLTAAAALATGCSVVHDAGTWNDPHDGPLSAGSKVTAGSTATAPAGSNASTAPQVEAYDVTPLLQPSRKILGVEISGAPESLAPAEQFAGWAGTKPNLLGEYLAWGTSFDSAAAKNAYSYGAMDFVVWEPWSPTLTQIAAGASDAYITAFATAVRAANVPIALSFGHEFNGNWYPWGTSKTTPAAFVAAWQHIHNLFEAAGATNVIWVWDPNDIFPVPDVQLKAYYPGDAYVDWAAVTGYWSEDGPNTYASLYLPTLEEIRTFTQKPFLIAETAVAPGGNQSASLTALFKAVEQHSDIVGFVWYDYDKGGDWRIENRPTLMAQFKTEAAAGGFGFDVSKLG, translated from the coding sequence ATGAGGGGCGCAGGCAGGCTCGGCCGCCGCGCGCGCACCCGGGCTTTGCTCGGCGCACTGCTGCTCACCGCAGCTGCGGCGCTGGCGACGGGCTGTTCCGTGGTGCACGACGCGGGGACCTGGAACGACCCGCACGACGGCCCCTTGAGCGCGGGCAGCAAGGTGACCGCCGGTTCGACCGCGACGGCTCCCGCCGGATCCAACGCGAGCACAGCGCCGCAGGTGGAGGCGTACGACGTCACGCCGCTGCTGCAGCCCTCGCGCAAGATCCTCGGTGTCGAGATCAGCGGCGCGCCGGAATCGCTCGCCCCGGCCGAGCAGTTCGCCGGCTGGGCGGGCACGAAGCCGAACCTGCTCGGCGAGTATCTGGCCTGGGGCACGTCCTTCGACTCCGCCGCGGCCAAGAACGCCTATTCCTACGGCGCCATGGACTTCGTGGTGTGGGAGCCGTGGAGCCCGACCCTGACGCAGATCGCGGCCGGGGCCAGCGACGCGTACATCACCGCCTTCGCCACCGCGGTACGCGCCGCCAACGTGCCGATCGCGCTGAGCTTCGGGCACGAATTCAACGGCAACTGGTACCCGTGGGGTACCTCCAAGACCACCCCCGCGGCGTTCGTCGCCGCGTGGCAGCACATCCACAACCTGTTCGAGGCCGCCGGCGCGACGAACGTGATCTGGGTGTGGGACCCGAACGACATCTTCCCGGTGCCCGACGTCCAGCTCAAGGCGTACTACCCCGGCGACGCCTACGTGGACTGGGCCGCCGTGACCGGTTACTGGAGCGAGGACGGACCGAACACCTACGCCAGCCTCTACCTTCCGACGCTCGAGGAGATCCGCACGTTCACGCAGAAGCCGTTCCTCATCGCGGAGACGGCGGTCGCGCCGGGGGGCAACCAGTCCGCGTCGCTCACAGCACTGTTCAAGGCGGTCGAGCAGCATTCCGACATCGTCGGCTTCGTCTGGTACGACTACGACAAGGGCGGGGATTGGCGGATCGAGAATCGCCCCACGCTGATGGCCCAGTTCAAGACCGAGGCCGCCGCAGGCGGGTTCGGCTTCGACGTGAGCAAGCTCGGATGA